Proteins from a genomic interval of Desulfovibrio piger:
- a CDS encoding response regulator, which translates to MQRILVIEDENDIRQLLRFNLEREGFAVLEAADGLGGLHMATSELPDLVVLDLMLPGMDGCDVCRRLKAQPVTAAIPVLMLTARGEEVDRIVGLTLGADDYVVKPFSVRELVLRIRAILRRGNRPGMGTALCRGALLLDVEAHRVTLDGQEVALTATEFRLLEDLMRHAGAVRTREQLLNAVWGYSFEGYARTVDTHVRRLRAKLGEEAAALETVRGVGYRLRG; encoded by the coding sequence ATGCAACGCATACTTGTTATTGAAGACGAAAACGATATCCGCCAGTTGCTGCGCTTCAACCTTGAGCGCGAAGGCTTTGCGGTACTGGAAGCGGCCGACGGGCTGGGGGGGCTGCACATGGCGACCTCCGAGCTGCCCGACCTGGTGGTGCTGGACCTCATGCTGCCCGGCATGGACGGCTGCGATGTCTGCCGCAGGCTCAAGGCCCAGCCGGTCACGGCGGCCATCCCCGTGCTCATGCTCACGGCCCGCGGCGAGGAAGTGGACCGCATTGTGGGCCTGACCCTGGGGGCCGATGATTATGTGGTCAAACCCTTCAGCGTCCGGGAACTGGTGCTGCGCATCCGGGCCATCCTGCGCCGCGGCAACCGCCCCGGCATGGGCACGGCCCTGTGCCGCGGGGCCCTGCTGCTGGATGTGGAGGCCCACCGCGTGACCCTGGACGGGCAGGAAGTGGCCCTGACGGCCACGGAGTTCCGTCTGCTGGAAGACCTCATGCGGCATGCGGGCGCCGTGCGCACCCGCGAACAGCTGCTCAACGCGGTCTGGGGATATTCGTTCGAAGGCTATGCCCGTACGGTGGACACGCATGTCCGGCGTCTGCGGGCCAAACTGGGTGAAGAAGCCGCCGCGCTCGAGACCGTGCGCGGCGTCGGTTACCGTTTGAGAGGCTGA
- a CDS encoding inorganic phosphate transporter, whose amino-acid sequence MESIFLLILVFLAILAAVDLFVGVSNDAVNFLNSAIGSRIASFKVIMVVASIGVLLGSTFSSGMMEIARSGVFNPEMFTFNEIIIIFFAVMITDVLLLDAFNSMGLPTSTTVSIVFELLGGAVAAALIKISTSDILLSQLGDFINSQKALAIVSGILISVVVAFVAGVVVQYITRLIFTFHYERMYRRIGGIFGGLSLTAIFYFLIMKGAKGASFMKPEYLAWINAHTLPILLVLFAGLSVVLHLLMVRRGVNIFKIVILAGTFALAFAFAGNDLVNFVGVPLAAWESWQQYTASGMAADAFTMEGLRKAVQTPTFYLLLSGLIMVLTLWFSKKAHRVVQTSINLSSSTRGDQEQFGSSLPGRLIVRAGLSANKTLHQILPNSLFTALESRMQPVEQVKGAPVLPFDQVRAAINLVVSSILIASATSLKLPLSTTYVTFMVAMGSSFADGAWNRESAVYRISGVLAVISGWFLTAMCAFSACALVTWALFEGGSVVAVLFMLVAVVSLVRSNFFGKKKEESSFDIVADNTDKDSIRANIGASVDESIDTAVRLMREGLTAFQAEDEKILNRCKNEAVNLFEDISRSRGSYYRMALRGGGDDLDNEARHIYYRIFNGMKELSHELRSVLGMSANHIANRHRPYSGALGDNLEQMLGILEDAARHFRAYAAGEGSRAELSAYADHCSSRISKIQIELLQRIDTEGLSMRSSDLYLNYLQFARAFINRFTIVALLERDLNDACRRNAARKEEETAAASAQA is encoded by the coding sequence GTGGAAAGCATCTTTCTGCTCATACTGGTATTTCTGGCCATCCTGGCCGCAGTGGACCTTTTCGTGGGCGTCAGCAACGACGCCGTCAACTTCCTCAACTCGGCCATAGGCTCGCGCATCGCCAGCTTCAAGGTCATCATGGTGGTGGCCAGCATCGGTGTGCTGCTGGGCTCCACCTTTTCCAGCGGCATGATGGAGATCGCCCGCAGCGGGGTCTTCAATCCCGAGATGTTCACCTTCAACGAGATCATCATCATTTTCTTCGCCGTGATGATCACCGACGTCCTGCTGCTGGACGCCTTCAACTCCATGGGCCTGCCCACCTCCACCACCGTATCCATCGTCTTCGAGCTGCTGGGCGGTGCCGTGGCCGCGGCCCTCATCAAGATCTCCACCTCGGACATCCTGCTCTCCCAGCTGGGGGACTTCATCAACAGCCAGAAGGCCCTGGCCATCGTGTCCGGCATCCTCATCTCCGTGGTGGTGGCCTTCGTGGCCGGTGTGGTGGTGCAGTACATCACCCGCCTGATCTTCACCTTCCACTATGAGCGCATGTACCGCCGCATCGGCGGCATCTTCGGCGGCCTGTCCCTGACGGCCATCTTCTACTTCCTGATCATGAAAGGCGCCAAGGGCGCATCCTTCATGAAGCCGGAATACCTGGCCTGGATCAATGCCCACACCCTGCCCATCCTGCTGGTGCTGTTCGCGGGCCTGAGCGTGGTGCTGCACCTGCTCATGGTGCGCCGCGGCGTCAACATCTTCAAGATCGTCATCCTGGCCGGCACCTTTGCCCTGGCCTTCGCCTTTGCCGGCAACGACCTGGTCAACTTCGTGGGCGTGCCCCTGGCCGCCTGGGAAAGCTGGCAGCAGTACACCGCCAGCGGCATGGCCGCCGATGCCTTCACCATGGAAGGCCTGCGCAAGGCCGTGCAGACGCCCACCTTCTACCTGCTGCTCTCCGGTCTGATCATGGTGCTGACCCTGTGGTTCTCCAAAAAGGCCCACCGCGTGGTGCAGACCTCCATCAACCTGAGCAGCAGCACCCGCGGCGATCAGGAACAGTTCGGCTCCTCCCTGCCCGGCCGCCTCATCGTGCGCGCGGGCCTGAGCGCCAACAAGACCCTGCACCAGATCCTGCCCAATTCGCTCTTCACCGCCCTTGAGAGCCGCATGCAGCCCGTGGAACAGGTCAAGGGCGCGCCCGTGCTGCCCTTCGACCAGGTGCGTGCCGCCATCAATCTGGTGGTCTCCAGCATCCTCATCGCCTCGGCCACGTCCCTCAAGCTGCCCCTGTCCACCACCTATGTGACCTTCATGGTGGCCATGGGCTCCTCCTTCGCCGACGGCGCCTGGAACCGTGAGAGCGCCGTCTACCGCATCTCCGGCGTGCTGGCCGTCATCAGCGGCTGGTTCCTGACCGCCATGTGCGCCTTCAGCGCCTGTGCCCTGGTCACCTGGGCCCTGTTCGAGGGCGGCAGCGTGGTGGCCGTCCTCTTCATGCTGGTGGCCGTGGTCAGCCTGGTGCGCTCCAACTTCTTCGGCAAGAAGAAGGAAGAGAGCAGCTTCGACATCGTGGCCGACAACACCGACAAGGACAGCATCCGCGCCAATATCGGCGCTTCGGTGGACGAAAGCATCGATACCGCCGTGCGTCTGATGCGCGAAGGCCTCACCGCCTTCCAGGCCGAGGACGAGAAGATCCTGAACCGCTGCAAGAACGAAGCCGTGAACCTTTTCGAAGACATCTCGCGCTCCCGCGGTTCCTACTACCGCATGGCCCTGCGCGGCGGTGGCGACGATCTGGACAACGAAGCGCGGCACATCTACTACCGCATCTTCAACGGCATGAAGGAACTGAGCCATGAGCTGCGCTCGGTGCTGGGCATGTCCGCCAACCACATCGCCAACCGCCACCGCCCCTACAGCGGCGCGCTGGGCGACAATCTGGAGCAGATGCTGGGCATCCTGGAAGACGCCGCCCGCCACTTCCGGGCCTATGCCGCGGGCGAAGGCTCCCGCGCCGAGCTCTCGGCCTATGCCGACCACTGCTCTTCCCGCATCAGCAAGATCCAGATCGAGCTTTTGCAGCGCATCGATACCGAAGGCCTGTCCATGCGCAGCAGTGACCTGTACCTGAACTACCTGCAGTTCGCCCGCGCCTTCATCAACCGTTTCACCATCGTGGCTCTGCTGGAACGCGACCTCAACGACGCCTGCCGCCGCAACGCCGCCCGCAAGGAAGAAGAAACGGCTGCCGCTTCGGCCCAGGCCTAA
- a CDS encoding IS1 family transposase (programmed frameshift), with product MQYCPKCASERIVKNGRHLERQRFRCKDCGFQFTRDTPRGRPATEKAMAILLYTLGLSFNAIARIYGVATSTVMRWVRDFAEKTYEKPSPGEAVIIELDEMWHYLHSQKNKLWLWKAYCRDTGQLIDWECGNRDQSTLARLMARLRRWSVWFFCTDNWKVYPREIPEDDLIQGKRGTVRIERNNARQRHWFARFKRKSQVVSRSLRMVDLTISLFARFHVNGQREDILSFF from the exons ATGCAATACTGTCCAAAATGTGCGTCAGAGCGGATTGTGAAGAATGGAAGACACTTGGAGCGTCAGAGATTTCGCTGCAAAGACTGCGGTTTTCAATTTACCCGTGACACTCCCAGAGGACGACCGGCAACGGAAAAGGCAATGGCCATCCTGCTTTATACTTTGGGCCTTTCGTTTAATGCCATAGCACGTATTTATGGAGTTGCAACATCGACCGTCATGCGTTGGGTCCGGGATTTCGCTGAAAAAACTTATGAAAAGCCTTCTCCTGGGGAAGCTGTCATCATAGAACTTGATGAGATGTGGCACTATTTGCATTC TCAAAAAAACAAACTATGGCTCTGGAAAGCTTATTGTCGCGATACCGGTCAACTCATTGACTGGGAATGTGGCAATCGTGACCAAAGCACTCTTGCAAGATTGATGGCAAGGCTTCGCCGTTGGTCTGTCTGGTTCTTCTGTACCGACAACTGGAAAGTATATCCACGGGAAATACCCGAGGACGACCTCATTCAAGGAAAACGGGGAACCGTGCGAATTGAGCGAAATAATGCCCGCCAAAGACACTGGTTTGCCCGTTTCAAACGTAAATCTCAGGTGGTTTCAAGGTCCTTGCGAATGGTTGATCTCACAATATCTCTCTTTGCCAGATTTCATGTGAACGGGCAAAGAGAAGATATTTTATCATTCTTTTAG
- a CDS encoding ATP-binding protein — translation MFRSFRARIFWAILLVAAVAAGLSLWLTREWLEERQLDEARTGLLREARVAGELMLRGENDLEVLVRVLDLPDLRLSLLDADGNVLAETGGVSPEGMDNHGDRPEVVQARSEGQGYSLRASGTLHKNFAYAARNLPDGRILRLALPLDSVNLLIQKRLHVFAPMILLAVVLAVVLAAFISGAMRRSLGQMVDVVSAISRGRLQRRLRRLPGTEFAPLAEAVNRMADSIGEQVRIASDKTAQLESVLNTMSDGVLVLGPQGRIRRCNGAFARLFPQVTDMAGSPVIEVIPSPELQDAVDAMLRSAQVARSSSGNGDEDLDVPRSLRQVQLHLGSRVFSVLISLPVLADARLGAVLVFRDISDLMQLERIRSDFVANVSHELRTPLTAIQGYAETLLSMDSSEQAQHFAAIIYRHSCSLARMLEDLLVLARLEGQGGALELCPTECAATLDEAGSLCQTRLQERKLRLEGHLEKLPPVLADDRLLTLVFRNLLENACRYAEEETAIRVTGRVEGDDVVIRVVDDGVLIPADDLPRIFERFYQVERHRGQNSTGLGLAICKHVIERHGGRIWAESPAEDGSTAIIFTLRRADAPRTPVQE, via the coding sequence ATGTTCCGTTCTTTTAGGGCCCGGATCTTCTGGGCCATCCTGCTGGTGGCCGCGGTGGCCGCGGGGCTTTCCCTGTGGCTGACGCGCGAATGGCTGGAAGAGCGCCAGCTCGATGAAGCTCGTACCGGTCTGCTGCGCGAGGCGCGCGTGGCGGGCGAACTGATGCTGCGCGGCGAAAACGATCTGGAGGTCCTGGTCCGGGTGCTCGACCTGCCCGACCTGCGGCTTTCGCTGCTGGATGCCGACGGCAACGTGCTGGCGGAGACCGGCGGCGTTTCGCCCGAAGGCATGGACAACCACGGCGACCGGCCCGAAGTGGTGCAGGCCCGCAGCGAAGGGCAGGGCTACTCCCTGCGCGCCAGCGGCACCTTGCACAAGAATTTTGCCTACGCGGCCCGCAACCTGCCTGACGGACGCATCCTGCGTCTGGCCCTGCCGCTGGACAGCGTGAACCTGCTCATCCAGAAGCGCCTGCACGTCTTCGCGCCCATGATCCTGCTGGCCGTGGTGCTGGCCGTGGTGCTGGCCGCCTTCATCTCCGGCGCCATGCGGCGGTCCCTGGGCCAGATGGTGGACGTGGTCTCGGCCATTTCCCGCGGCCGACTGCAACGCCGCCTGCGCCGTCTGCCGGGCACGGAGTTCGCCCCCCTGGCCGAAGCCGTGAACCGCATGGCCGACAGCATCGGCGAGCAGGTGCGCATCGCCTCGGACAAGACCGCCCAGCTGGAGAGCGTGCTCAACACCATGAGCGACGGCGTGCTGGTGCTGGGGCCGCAGGGCCGCATCCGCCGCTGCAACGGCGCCTTTGCCCGCCTCTTCCCCCAGGTGACCGACATGGCGGGCAGCCCGGTCATCGAGGTGATCCCCTCGCCCGAACTGCAGGATGCCGTGGATGCCATGCTGCGCTCCGCCCAGGTGGCCCGCTCGTCCTCCGGCAACGGGGACGAGGATCTGGATGTGCCCCGTTCCCTGCGCCAGGTGCAGCTGCATCTGGGCAGCCGGGTCTTCTCGGTGCTCATCTCCCTGCCCGTACTGGCCGATGCCCGTCTGGGCGCGGTGCTGGTCTTCCGCGACATCAGCGACCTGATGCAGCTGGAGCGCATCCGCAGCGATTTCGTGGCCAATGTCTCCCATGAGCTGCGTACGCCGCTGACCGCCATCCAGGGCTATGCCGAGACCCTGCTCAGCATGGATTCCTCGGAACAGGCGCAGCACTTTGCGGCCATCATCTACCGTCACAGCTGTTCCCTGGCCCGCATGCTGGAGGATCTGCTGGTGCTGGCCCGTCTGGAAGGGCAGGGAGGCGCCCTGGAGCTCTGCCCCACGGAATGCGCCGCCACCCTCGATGAGGCGGGCAGCCTGTGCCAGACCCGCCTGCAGGAACGCAAGCTGCGTCTGGAAGGCCATCTGGAAAAACTGCCCCCCGTACTGGCCGACGACCGTCTGCTGACGCTGGTGTTCCGCAACCTGCTGGAGAACGCCTGCCGCTATGCCGAAGAAGAGACGGCCATCCGCGTCACGGGCCGGGTGGAAGGCGACGACGTGGTCATCCGTGTGGTGGACGACGGCGTACTCATCCCGGCGGACGATCTGCCACGCATCTTCGAGCGCTTCTATCAGGTAGAGCGCCATCGCGGGCAGAATTCCACGGGCCTGGGCCTGGCCATTTGCAAACATGTGATCGAACGGCACGGCGGCCGCATCTGGGCGGAAAGCCCGGCGGAAGACGGCAGCACGGCCATCATCTTTACCTTGAGGCGCGCGGACGCCCCCCGGACGCCCGTGCAGGAGTAG
- a CDS encoding glycosyltransferase family 2 protein: MPTISIIIPAYNCKKYILETIKSVLCQTYSDYECIIVDDGSTDGTYGVISQIIGSDNRFKIIRQKNLGECAARNTGISLVSTPYITVLDSDDIWHPNFLQYMLNVLQKKGADLAWCHFVMFHDGTNIRKRQPWANLHKTGNIWWDMLLDSEFCMGAWAARTDKVRAAGPFDPSLRVAGDRDFSLRLLALICQENPMAAQEVPQELLFYRQRAGSAVRNVQAALDTEWHIMKKHIEHPGIPPRIRKRAWSFLAFKMAVIAAFGARQYMTAIRWYIKAFCLDPLNLNLYWLPVRKLIMRLQRTQYIDILKD, encoded by the coding sequence ATGCCTACTATTTCTATTATTATTCCTGCATATAATTGCAAAAAATATATATTAGAAACGATAAAATCTGTACTTTGTCAAACTTATTCTGATTATGAATGTATCATAGTTGATGATGGGTCAACGGATGGAACATATGGAGTAATTAGTCAAATAATTGGTAGTGACAATAGATTTAAAATTATTCGACAGAAAAATTTAGGTGAGTGTGCAGCAAGGAATACTGGAATATCACTTGTTTCAACGCCATATATTACCGTACTCGATAGTGACGATATCTGGCACCCAAATTTTTTACAATATATGTTAAATGTTCTTCAGAAAAAAGGGGCTGATTTAGCATGGTGCCATTTTGTTATGTTCCATGATGGCACTAATATACGTAAAAGACAGCCGTGGGCTAACCTTCATAAAACAGGCAATATTTGGTGGGATATGTTGCTCGATAGTGAATTCTGCATGGGGGCTTGGGCAGCACGAACCGATAAAGTGCGTGCTGCCGGGCCTTTTGATCCCTCATTGCGCGTGGCAGGAGATAGGGATTTTTCCCTACGGTTACTGGCATTGATTTGTCAGGAAAACCCTATGGCTGCGCAAGAAGTTCCTCAAGAGCTTTTATTCTATCGGCAACGTGCAGGAAGTGCTGTCCGCAATGTTCAGGCCGCGCTGGATACAGAGTGGCACATCATGAAAAAGCATATCGAACATCCGGGGATTCCTCCCAGAATCCGCAAGCGTGCTTGGTCATTTTTGGCCTTTAAGATGGCGGTCATCGCCGCGTTTGGCGCACGCCAGTATATGACAGCCATACGCTGGTATATAAAGGCTTTTTGCCTTGATCCATTGAACCTGAATCTGTATTGGCTGCCTGTACGGAAATTGATAATGAGACTACAACGGACGCAGTATATCGATATCTTGAAGGACTAG
- a CDS encoding glycosyltransferase family 4 protein: protein MKHIVFLEQYGSLGGGQQVLLELVRAALHTGFQATVLIPKGPCVDRLRALGAQAIVVPECRLSQGEKNIADIFRFAWYGCRTFLRHISLLRHADLIYVNGNRLSPVAMLAQLMLGRKAAYHIHLNHGGLERKLFLLALRLKSTRALVLPSEFIRRELLAADVRFDDPRVQVVPNGLDARFSDIPFQDRFTGRPLQHIGIVGRVSPEKGQDVLIPLAKHFPQLQFHVLGDAAFSSEDYYERLKREAPENIHFHGWVDDLPAKVNEIGLQVCLVPSRCPPESPERSFEAAPLVPLQMTALSCLVIVRKLGALEDVAQELRLETFEQDEELKIILSKLQLFPASKLAKICHDNYSTCLLGYKNYHFLENLQILLGKNSEE, encoded by the coding sequence GTGAAGCATATCGTTTTTCTGGAGCAATATGGAAGTCTTGGCGGTGGGCAACAAGTACTTCTAGAACTTGTGCGCGCAGCGCTACACACTGGCTTCCAGGCCACGGTGCTGATCCCGAAGGGCCCCTGTGTGGACAGACTACGTGCCCTGGGGGCGCAGGCCATCGTTGTTCCCGAGTGCCGTCTTTCCCAGGGGGAAAAAAACATTGCGGACATCTTTCGTTTTGCCTGGTACGGCTGCCGTACATTCTTGAGGCATATATCGTTGCTGCGCCATGCCGACCTGATTTATGTCAACGGCAATCGTCTGTCGCCTGTGGCCATGCTGGCTCAGCTGATGCTGGGGCGCAAGGCAGCCTACCACATCCATCTGAATCATGGCGGGCTGGAGCGGAAGCTTTTTTTGTTGGCCTTGCGCCTGAAAAGTACGCGGGCCTTGGTCCTGCCTTCGGAGTTCATCCGCCGGGAGCTGCTGGCCGCGGATGTCCGCTTTGACGATCCGCGTGTGCAGGTTGTCCCCAACGGACTGGATGCCCGCTTCAGTGACATCCCTTTCCAGGACCGCTTTACGGGCAGGCCCTTGCAGCACATCGGCATTGTGGGGCGTGTTTCACCGGAAAAAGGGCAGGATGTACTCATTCCGTTGGCGAAGCACTTCCCTCAGCTGCAGTTCCATGTGCTTGGGGACGCCGCATTCTCGTCTGAGGACTACTATGAAAGGCTGAAGCGGGAAGCTCCGGAGAATATCCACTTCCATGGCTGGGTGGATGATCTGCCCGCCAAGGTGAACGAGATCGGTTTGCAGGTTTGCCTGGTTCCGTCCCGTTGTCCACCTGAATCGCCGGAGCGGAGTTTTGAGGCGGCCCCCCTCGTGCCGTTGCAGATGACGGCTCTTTCCTGCTTGGTCATTGTACGCAAGCTGGGGGCGCTGGAAGATGTGGCTCAGGAACTGCGGCTGGAGACATTTGAGCAAGATGAGGAGCTAAAAATTATTTTGTCTAAACTTCAACTTTTCCCTGCTTCGAAGTTAGCTAAAATATGTCACGATAATTATTCTACTTGTCTTTTAGGATATAAAAATTATCATTTTCTTGAAAACCTTCAAATATTGTTGGGGAAAAATAGCGAGGAGTGA
- a CDS encoding glycosyltransferase family 2 protein: MKSNVTVAIPVYNDEKYLREAINSILHQTYKDFILLIINDGSTDSSQDIIASYTDKRIKLINHPCNMGRSAARNTALEAADTEYLAWMDADDISLPDRLQKQIAFLDSHPKISVCGSRVRYFHEMRGSSRHPATSSGILATTLFHPAIANPSAVMRLSSIRQKNISYDALFKRAEDFSFWADCFLIHSLNGFVVPDILLKYRVFSRPTNPEWHLKVIQNKVLPAIHMTCTVEETEIHAGLVVENRTSLIQKYGLESIFNWLERLDDHCQQQKVTFSPIVTSLIHAYAERVVAAAPNPLQALQLYRKYPLSKKHAFSHMYLRTAARWGYGLLKKG, encoded by the coding sequence ATGAAATCGAACGTGACGGTAGCTATACCAGTATACAACGATGAAAAATATTTACGAGAGGCCATTAATTCCATTCTTCATCAAACGTATAAAGATTTTATCTTACTGATCATAAATGATGGAAGTACGGATAGTAGCCAGGATATCATAGCAAGCTATACGGATAAACGCATCAAGCTCATCAACCATCCCTGCAATATGGGACGTTCTGCAGCGCGTAACACGGCTTTAGAAGCTGCAGATACGGAATATCTTGCCTGGATGGATGCGGACGACATTTCGCTTCCCGATCGGTTGCAGAAGCAGATAGCGTTTCTTGATTCCCATCCGAAAATCAGCGTCTGTGGCAGCAGGGTTCGGTATTTCCATGAGATGCGAGGTTCCAGCCGTCATCCTGCGACCTCATCAGGAATCCTGGCAACCACGCTCTTTCATCCTGCCATTGCCAACCCTAGCGCTGTCATGCGTCTCTCATCCATCAGGCAGAAAAATATCTCCTATGATGCGCTGTTCAAACGTGCAGAAGATTTTTCTTTTTGGGCAGATTGCTTTCTTATACACAGTCTCAACGGCTTTGTTGTTCCTGACATACTCCTTAAGTATAGAGTCTTTTCACGACCAACAAATCCAGAATGGCACCTTAAAGTCATCCAGAATAAAGTCTTGCCGGCCATCCATATGACTTGTACCGTTGAAGAAACAGAGATCCATGCGGGACTCGTCGTAGAAAATCGTACATCCCTTATACAAAAATATGGACTGGAGAGTATTTTCAACTGGCTTGAACGCCTGGATGATCACTGCCAACAGCAGAAAGTAACTTTTTCTCCCATCGTCACATCACTGATACATGCCTATGCTGAACGCGTGGTCGCCGCAGCCCCCAACCCTTTACAGGCCCTGCAACTTTACCGGAAATACCCTCTTTCAAAAAAACATGCTTTTTCGCACATGTACCTTCGTACTGCGGCGCGCTGGGGATATGGCCTGTTAAAAAAAGGCTAG
- a CDS encoding phosphate signaling complex PhoU family protein, with the protein MVLQDYTPQHMLATLRTRLLVMYAQVDIALEEAARSYEKGEAVRAIAVCDGDTAIDALENETDELCLRLMARIKPVAGDLRFVVAALRMVVDLERIGDEAVTVAEQTVLMEDVPGRRILADEVCGMMQRAREAFMRAMDCFREGNGEEALALRNCEDEALQNEMRIVQRLLELLRQEEGKRPDPQLVMHTLLVVRALTRIWRRSVNLAEQVYFMQHGQSLKHSGEKK; encoded by the coding sequence ATGGTTCTTCAGGATTACACGCCCCAGCACATGCTGGCCACGCTGCGCACGCGCCTGCTGGTCATGTATGCGCAAGTGGACATCGCTTTGGAAGAGGCTGCGCGTTCCTATGAAAAAGGCGAGGCCGTGCGCGCCATCGCCGTCTGTGACGGTGATACGGCCATCGACGCCCTGGAAAACGAGACCGACGAGCTGTGCCTGCGCCTCATGGCCCGCATCAAGCCCGTGGCCGGTGATCTGCGCTTCGTGGTGGCCGCCCTGCGCATGGTGGTGGATCTGGAGCGTATCGGTGACGAGGCCGTGACCGTGGCCGAGCAGACCGTGCTCATGGAAGACGTGCCCGGGCGGCGTATCCTGGCGGACGAGGTCTGCGGCATGATGCAGCGCGCCCGCGAGGCCTTCATGCGCGCCATGGACTGCTTCCGCGAAGGCAACGGAGAGGAAGCCCTGGCCCTGCGCAACTGCGAGGACGAGGCCCTGCAGAACGAGATGCGCATCGTGCAGCGCCTGCTGGAGCTGCTGCGTCAGGAAGAAGGCAAGCGTCCCGATCCCCAGCTTGTCATGCATACCTTGCTGGTGGTGCGTGCCCTGACCCGCATCTGGCGGCGTTCCGTCAATCTGGCCGAACAGGTCTACTTCATGCAGCACGGCCAGAGCCTCAAGCACAGCGGCGAAAAGAAGTAA
- the pstB gene encoding phosphate ABC transporter ATP-binding protein PstB has protein sequence MATALSAQKINVYYGASHALQDVSLDFEAGGVTALIGPSGCGKSTFLRCLNRMNDLIPGCRVEGRIMLDGEDVNQPRTNVVRLRQKVGMVFQKPNPFPKSIFENVAYGLRVNGVKDENLITEKVELALRRAALWNEVEDRLSSSALGLSGGQQQRLCIARALAVEPQVLLMDEPASALDPIATRKVEESIVELKEGLTIIIVTHSMQQAARISDRTAFFYMGRLVESDSTDVIFTRPSQKETEDYITGRFG, from the coding sequence ATGGCAACAGCACTTTCGGCGCAGAAGATCAACGTCTATTACGGCGCTTCCCACGCCCTGCAGGATGTCAGCCTGGATTTCGAGGCCGGCGGCGTCACGGCCCTCATCGGCCCTTCCGGCTGCGGCAAATCCACCTTCCTGCGTTGTCTCAACCGCATGAACGACCTGATCCCCGGCTGCCGGGTGGAAGGCCGCATCATGCTGGACGGCGAGGACGTCAACCAGCCCCGCACCAACGTGGTGCGCCTGCGGCAGAAGGTGGGCATGGTCTTCCAGAAGCCCAACCCCTTCCCCAAGAGCATCTTCGAGAACGTGGCCTACGGCCTGCGCGTCAACGGCGTCAAGGACGAGAACCTCATCACCGAGAAGGTGGAGCTGGCCCTGCGCCGCGCCGCCCTCTGGAACGAAGTGGAAGACCGCCTTTCCTCCTCGGCCCTGGGCCTTTCCGGCGGCCAGCAGCAGCGCCTGTGCATCGCCCGTGCCCTGGCCGTGGAACCGCAGGTGCTGCTCATGGACGAGCCCGCCAGCGCCCTGGACCCCATCGCCACCCGCAAGGTGGAAGAGAGCATCGTGGAGCTCAAGGAAGGCCTGACCATCATCATCGTGACCCACAGCATGCAGCAGGCGGCCCGCATCTCCGACCGGACGGCCTTCTTCTACATGGGCCGTCTGGTGGAAAGCGACAGCACGGACGTCATCTTCACCCGTCCGTCCCAGAAAGAGACGGAAGACTACATCACAGGCAGGTTCGGTTAA